A genomic stretch from Plutella xylostella chromosome 14, ilPluXylo3.1, whole genome shotgun sequence includes:
- the LOC105389238 gene encoding ataxin-10 isoform X2, translating into MSRDKSVWFAEEILLDAKLINFQLESGEWDAVEEMLRAEAQLSRDAETGRLRPKKASEYTLRLIAEVLHIMRLDVEQASYNRSTLAVAEQCLRLVRSCAAAGTKMQTYISKELSILESMFILATEYQQPSVEFVNEELQKKYESCMTVLIQTLGNLVVNNPFNQIMIWNKFDTIILNGLIGQNDKIASGAAMIVYNILLGQPNVLPDDVSLLNSLAYMYNNGNSEYPHLIIEYLIGVENTYIEKLYSKLDPECRMLVLNLAYNILMSTESQDINVSVNFVKFMAHEFKNKSDCILKTVDTYVNGIEPQEVVFLLEIVATASSMDAYMDCLQSDTSLFINCAFLLRAIHKLGKESANFFSSLNKLYEAAGKTLVNDEHIASNNATPPENPLTKNDSADNMLSCNETTSECTESESSEQYFECTENPPFLDRIEPLNTVDSLQPNLQFVDSIPDKNTPLDRNSAERNPNVKIDNDLTRVAFKRSSSVPKAEDRVPLPIRRISLEHKIDIGDDIEPPLIIDSTSPTASMNTIAEVIPVALQPKLDLQPSSVPDSQGSTPNDPPTEIHLAKEELKELKASPSEISPPLSEQVQDADKQSPGTPKEVKRSQNLSTEFDLSEQLQKILGISAEKTRGESSSDRKSEVTKEVKMAEDSVMKVPSVKIDSPDSQKTRLGAVDPTTAKRFETTVESVERHVAFGLKAALVRVLANLCWKNQANKRQMRELDVIPVLLDSCNIDARNPLIMQWVIFAIRNLCENCPENQEVIAKLTLQGPVDNEVLKDMGLTLHVDALGNSISVAPLSRT; encoded by the exons AAAGAAGGCGTCAGAATACACGCTCCGCCTCATCGCCGAAGTCCTCCACATCATGAGGCTGGACGTGGAACAGGCGTCCTACAACCGCAGCACTCTGGCTGTAGCCGAGCAGTGCCTGCGCCTGGTCCGCtcctgcgccgccgccggcaccAAGATGCAGACCTACATCTCTAAGGAGCTCTCCATACTTGAGTCCATGTTTATATTAGCCACCGAATACCAGCAACCCAGCGTTGAGTTTGTTAATGAAGAACTGCAAAAGAAGTATGAATCTTGCATGACGGTGTTGATACAAACGCTTGGAAATTTAGTCGTGAACAACCCTTTTAATCAGATCATGATATGGAATAAGTTTGATACGATTATATTGAATGGATTGATCGGACAGAATGATAAAATAGCATCCGGGGCCGCTATGATCGTGTATAACATACTGCTGGGACAACCCAATGTGCTGCCTGATGATGTTTCGCTACTGAATTCGCTGGCCTACATGTACAACAATGGCAACTCTGAGTATCCACATCTAATCATTGAATACTTGATAGGTGTTGAGAATACGTACATAGAAAAGCTGTACTCCAAACTCGACCCCGAATGCCGAATGCTGGTTCTGAACCTTGCGTATAACATTCTCATGTCTACAGAGTCGCAAGATATAAATGTGTCGGTGAACTTCGTCAAGTTTATGGCGCATGAGTTTAAGAATAAGTCGGATTGTATATTGAAGACGGTGGATACGTATGTCAACGGTATTGAGCCGCAAGAAGTGGTGTTTCTATTGGAGATCGTGGCCACAGCTTCCAGCATGGACGCCTACATGGATTGCCTTCAAAGCGACACTTCCCTGTTTATTAACTGtgctt TCCTCCTCCGCGCCATCCACAAGCTCGGCAAGGAGAGCGCCAACTTCTTCTCGTCACTCAACAAGCTGTACGAGGCCGCCGGGAAGACGCTAGTCAACGATGAACACATCGCTAGCAACAACGCCACGCCACCTGAAA ATCCTCTCACCAAAAACGATTCAGCCGACAATATGCTATCCTGCAACGAAACAACATCCGAATGCACAGAGTCCGAAAGCAGTGAACAATACTTCGAATGCACTGAAAACCCACCTTTCCTTGACCGAATAGAACCCCTAAACACTGTAGACAGCTTACAACCTAACCTCCAATTCGTTGACTCTATACCCGACAAAAACACTCCTTTAGATCGCAACAGCGCTGAAAGAAATCCCAACGTCAAAATCGATAACGACTTAACCAGAGTGGCGTTTAAGCGAAGCAGCTCAGTACCCAAAGCAGAAGACAGAGTGCCACTGCCAATCAGAAGGATAAGCTTAGAGCACAAAATAGACATAGGAGACGACATTGAACCACCACTCATCATAGACTCGACATCACCAACGGCCAGTATGAACACGATAGCCGAAGTAATACCGGTCGCTCTTCAACCTAAACTGGACTTACAGCCATCTAGCGTCCCTGACTCGCAAGGGAGTACACCAAACGATCCGCCAACAGAAATTCATTTGGCTAAAGAAGAGTTGAAAGAGTTAAAAGCGTCTCCCAGTGAGATTTCGCCGCCGCTGTCAGAGCAAGTACAAGACGCTGACAAGCAGTCTCCAGGGACGCCTAAAGAGGTGAAGAGAAGCCAGAATTTGTCAACAGAATTCGATTTGAGTGAGCAGTTGCAGAAGATTCTGGGTATATCGGCGGAGAAGACTCGCGGGGAGAGTAGTTCTGATAGGAAAAGTGAAGTAACGAAAGAGGTGAAAATGGCAGAGGATAGCGTGATGAAAGTGCCGTCCGTGAAGATCGACTCGCCGGATAGCCAGAAAACTAG ACTGGGAGCGGTGGACCCTACCACCGCCAAGCGGTTCGAGACGACGGTGGAATCTGTGGAGCGACACGTGGCGTTCGGACTGAAGGCCGCTCTAGTAAGGGTA CTCGCCAACCTGTGCTGGAAGAACCAGGCCAACAAGAGACAG ATGCGGGAACTTGACGTCATTCCGGTGTTGCTCGACTCTTGCAATATCGACGCCAGAAATCCAT TAATAATGCAATGGGTGATATTTGCAATAAGAAACCTCTGCGAAAACTGTCCAGAAAATCAG GAAGTGATAGCAAAGCTGACTCTTCAGGGGCCTGTGGACAACGAAGTGCTTAAAGACATGGGGCTGACGCTCCACGTGGACGCATTGGGCAACTCCATCTCCGTGGCACCTCTGTCCAGGACATGA
- the LOC105389238 gene encoding ataxin-10 isoform X1 has protein sequence MSRDKSVWFAEEILLDAKLINFQLESGEWDAVEEMLRAEAQLSRDAETGRLRPKKASEYTLRLIAEVLHIMRLDVEQASYNRSTLAVAEQCLRLVRSCAAAGTKMQTYISKELSILESMFILATEYQQPSVEFVNEELQKKYESCMTVLIQTLGNLVVNNPFNQIMIWNKFDTIILNGLIGQNDKIASGAAMIVYNILLGQPNVLPDDVSLLNSLAYMYNNGNSEYPHLIIEYLIGVENTYIEKLYSKLDPECRMLVLNLAYNILMSTESQDINVSVNFVKFMAHEFKNKSDCILKTVDTYVNGIEPQEVVFLLEIVATASSMDAYMDCLQSDTSLFINCAFLLRAIHKLGKESANFFSSLNKLYEAAGKTLVNDEHIASNNATPPENPLTKNDSADNMLSCNETTSECTESESSEQYFECTENPPFLDRIEPLNTVDSLQPNLQFVDSIPDKNTPLDRNSAERNPNVKIDNDLTRVAFKRSSSVPKAEDRVPLPIRRISLEHKIDIGDDIEPPLIIDSTSPTASMNTIAEVIPVALQPKLDLQPSSVPDSQGSTPNDPPTEIHLAKEELKELKASPSEISPPLSEQVQDADKQSPGTPKEVKRSQNLSTEFDLSEQLQKILGISAEKTRGESSSDRKSEVTKEVKMAEDSVMKVPSVKIDSPDSQKTRLGAVDPTTAKRFETTVESVERHVAFGLKAALVRVLANLCWKNQANKRQMRELDVIPVLLDSCNIDARNPLIMQWVIFAIRNLCENCPENQEVIAKLTLQGPVDNEVLKDMGLTLHVDALGNSISVAPLSRT, from the exons AAAGAAGGCGTCAGAATACACGCTCCGCCTCATCGCCGAAGTCCTCCACATCATGAGGCTGGACGTGGAACAGGCGTCCTACAACCGCAGCACTCTGGCTGTAGCCGAGCAGTGCCTGCGCCTGGTCCGCtcctgcgccgccgccggcaccAAGATGCAGACCTACATCTCTAAGGAGCTCTCCATACTTGAGTCCATGTTTATATTAGCCACCGAATACCAGCAACCCAGCGTTGAGTTTGTTAATGAAGAACTGCAAAAGAAGTATGAATCTTGCATGACGGTGTTGATACAAACGCTTGGAAATTTAGTCGTGAACAACCCTTTTAATCAGATCATGATATGGAATAAGTTTGATACGATTATATTGAATGGATTGATCGGACAGAATGATAAAATAGCATCCGGGGCCGCTATGATCGTGTATAACATACTGCTGGGACAACCCAATGTGCTGCCTGATGATGTTTCGCTACTGAATTCGCTGGCCTACATGTACAACAATGGCAACTCTGAGTATCCACATCTAATCATTGAATACTTGATAGGTGTTGAGAATACGTACATAGAAAAGCTGTACTCCAAACTCGACCCCGAATGCCGAATGCTGGTTCTGAACCTTGCGTATAACATTCTCATGTCTACAGAGTCGCAAGATATAAATGTGTCGGTGAACTTCGTCAAGTTTATGGCGCATGAGTTTAAGAATAAGTCGGATTGTATATTGAAGACGGTGGATACGTATGTCAACGGTATTGAGCCGCAAGAAGTGGTGTTTCTATTGGAGATCGTGGCCACAGCTTCCAGCATGGACGCCTACATGGATTGCCTTCAAAGCGACACTTCCCTGTTTATTAACTGtgctt TCCTCCTCCGCGCCATCCACAAGCTCGGCAAGGAGAGCGCCAACTTCTTCTCGTCACTCAACAAGCTGTACGAGGCCGCCGGGAAGACGCTAGTCAACGATGAACACATCGCTAGCAACAACGCCACGCCACCTGAAA ATCCTCTCACCAAAAACGATTCAGCCGACAATATGCTATCCTGCAACGAAACAACATCCGAATGCACAGAGTCCGAAAGCAGTGAACAATACTTCGAATGCACTGAAAACCCACCTTTCCTTGACCGAATAGAACCCCTAAACACTGTAGACAGCTTACAACCTAACCTCCAATTCGTTGACTCTATACCCGACAAAAACACTCCTTTAGATCGCAACAGCGCTGAAAGAAATCCCAACGTCAAAATCGATAACGACTTAACCAGAGTGGCGTTTAAGCGAAGCAGCTCAGTACCCAAAGCAGAAGACAGAGTGCCACTGCCAATCAGAAGGATAAGCTTAGAGCACAAAATAGACATAGGAGACGACATTGAACCACCACTCATCATAGACTCGACATCACCAACGGCCAGTATGAACACGATAGCCGAAGTAATACCGGTCGCTCTTCAACCTAAACTGGACTTACAGCCATCTAGCGTCCCTGACTCGCAAGGGAGTACACCAAACGATCCGCCAACAGAAATTCATTTGGCTAAAGAAGAGTTGAAAGAGTTAAAAGCGTCTCCCAGTGAGATTTCGCCGCCGCTGTCAGAGCAAGTACAAGACGCTGACAAGCAGTCTCCAGGGACGCCTAAAGAGGTGAAGAGAAGCCAGAATTTGTCAACAGAATTCGATTTGAGTGAGCAGTTGCAGAAGATTCTGGGTATATCGGCGGAGAAGACTCGCGGGGAGAGTAGTTCTGATAGGAAAAGTGAAGTAACGAAAGAGGTGAAAATGGCAGAGGATAGCGTGATGAAAGTGCCGTCCGTGAAGATCGACTCGCCGGATAGCCAGAAAACTAG ACTGGGAGCGGTGGACCCTACCACCGCCAAGCGGTTCGAGACGACGGTGGAATCTGTGGAGCGACACGTGGCGTTCGGACTGAAGGCCGCTCTAGTAAGGGTACTCGCCAACCTGTGCTGGAAGAACCAGGCCAACAAGAGACAG ATGCGGGAACTTGACGTCATTCCGGTGTTGCTCGACTCTTGCAATATCGACGCCAGAAATCCAT TAATAATGCAATGGGTGATATTTGCAATAAGAAACCTCTGCGAAAACTGTCCAGAAAATCAG GAAGTGATAGCAAAGCTGACTCTTCAGGGGCCTGTGGACAACGAAGTGCTTAAAGACATGGGGCTGACGCTCCACGTGGACGCATTGGGCAACTCCATCTCCGTGGCACCTCTGTCCAGGACATGA
- the LOC105389238 gene encoding uncharacterized protein LOC105389238 isoform X3, giving the protein MSRDKSVWFAEEILLDAKLINFQLESGEWDAVEEMLRAEAQLSRDAETGRLRPKKASEYTLRLIAEVLHIMRLDVEQASYNRSTLAVAEQCLRLVRSCAAAGTKMQTYISKELSILESMFILATEYQQPSVEFVNEELQKKYESCMTVLIQTLGNLVVNNPFNQIMIWNKFDTIILNGLIGQNDKIASGAAMIVYNILLGQPNVLPDDVSLLNSLAYMYNNGNSEYPHLIIEYLIGVENTYIEKLYSKLDPECRMLVLNLAYNILMSTESQDINVSVNFVKFMAHEFKNKSDCILKTVDTYVNGIEPQEVVFLLEIVATASSMDAYMDCLQSDTSLFINCAFLLRAIHKLGKESANFFSSLNKLYEAAGKTLVNDEHIASNNATPPENPLTKNDSADNMLSCNETTSECTESESSEQYFECTENPPFLDRIEPLNTVDSLQPNLQFVDSIPDKNTPLDRNSAERNPNVKIDNDLTRVAFKRSSSVPKAEDRVPLPIRRISLEHKIDIGDDIEPPLIIDSTSPTASMNTIAEVIPVALQPKLDLQPSSVPDSQGSTPNDPPTEIHLAKEELKELKASPSEISPPLSEQVQDADKQSPGTPKEVKRSQNLSTEFDLSEQLQKILGISAEKTRGESSSDRKSEVTKEVKMAEDSVMKVPSVKIDSPDSQKTRLGAVDPSTAQRSRSRAVFNSMRICTRTRSYKYSL; this is encoded by the exons AAAGAAGGCGTCAGAATACACGCTCCGCCTCATCGCCGAAGTCCTCCACATCATGAGGCTGGACGTGGAACAGGCGTCCTACAACCGCAGCACTCTGGCTGTAGCCGAGCAGTGCCTGCGCCTGGTCCGCtcctgcgccgccgccggcaccAAGATGCAGACCTACATCTCTAAGGAGCTCTCCATACTTGAGTCCATGTTTATATTAGCCACCGAATACCAGCAACCCAGCGTTGAGTTTGTTAATGAAGAACTGCAAAAGAAGTATGAATCTTGCATGACGGTGTTGATACAAACGCTTGGAAATTTAGTCGTGAACAACCCTTTTAATCAGATCATGATATGGAATAAGTTTGATACGATTATATTGAATGGATTGATCGGACAGAATGATAAAATAGCATCCGGGGCCGCTATGATCGTGTATAACATACTGCTGGGACAACCCAATGTGCTGCCTGATGATGTTTCGCTACTGAATTCGCTGGCCTACATGTACAACAATGGCAACTCTGAGTATCCACATCTAATCATTGAATACTTGATAGGTGTTGAGAATACGTACATAGAAAAGCTGTACTCCAAACTCGACCCCGAATGCCGAATGCTGGTTCTGAACCTTGCGTATAACATTCTCATGTCTACAGAGTCGCAAGATATAAATGTGTCGGTGAACTTCGTCAAGTTTATGGCGCATGAGTTTAAGAATAAGTCGGATTGTATATTGAAGACGGTGGATACGTATGTCAACGGTATTGAGCCGCAAGAAGTGGTGTTTCTATTGGAGATCGTGGCCACAGCTTCCAGCATGGACGCCTACATGGATTGCCTTCAAAGCGACACTTCCCTGTTTATTAACTGtgctt TCCTCCTCCGCGCCATCCACAAGCTCGGCAAGGAGAGCGCCAACTTCTTCTCGTCACTCAACAAGCTGTACGAGGCCGCCGGGAAGACGCTAGTCAACGATGAACACATCGCTAGCAACAACGCCACGCCACCTGAAA ATCCTCTCACCAAAAACGATTCAGCCGACAATATGCTATCCTGCAACGAAACAACATCCGAATGCACAGAGTCCGAAAGCAGTGAACAATACTTCGAATGCACTGAAAACCCACCTTTCCTTGACCGAATAGAACCCCTAAACACTGTAGACAGCTTACAACCTAACCTCCAATTCGTTGACTCTATACCCGACAAAAACACTCCTTTAGATCGCAACAGCGCTGAAAGAAATCCCAACGTCAAAATCGATAACGACTTAACCAGAGTGGCGTTTAAGCGAAGCAGCTCAGTACCCAAAGCAGAAGACAGAGTGCCACTGCCAATCAGAAGGATAAGCTTAGAGCACAAAATAGACATAGGAGACGACATTGAACCACCACTCATCATAGACTCGACATCACCAACGGCCAGTATGAACACGATAGCCGAAGTAATACCGGTCGCTCTTCAACCTAAACTGGACTTACAGCCATCTAGCGTCCCTGACTCGCAAGGGAGTACACCAAACGATCCGCCAACAGAAATTCATTTGGCTAAAGAAGAGTTGAAAGAGTTAAAAGCGTCTCCCAGTGAGATTTCGCCGCCGCTGTCAGAGCAAGTACAAGACGCTGACAAGCAGTCTCCAGGGACGCCTAAAGAGGTGAAGAGAAGCCAGAATTTGTCAACAGAATTCGATTTGAGTGAGCAGTTGCAGAAGATTCTGGGTATATCGGCGGAGAAGACTCGCGGGGAGAGTAGTTCTGATAGGAAAAGTGAAGTAACGAAAGAGGTGAAAATGGCAGAGGATAGCGTGATGAAAGTGCCGTCCGTGAAGATCGACTCGCCGGATAGCCAGAAAACTAG ACTGGGAGCGGTGGACCCCAGCACGGCCCAAAGATCTAGATCTagggctgtttttaacagcatgcggatttgtacacgcacgcgttcatacaagtattcattgtaa